A region of Terriglobales bacterium DNA encodes the following proteins:
- a CDS encoding NAD(P)H-dependent oxidoreductase subunit E, giving the protein MSSEPLRSQPVGAALVVGGGIGGMQAALDLAAGGIKVHLVEGRPAIGGVMSQLDKTFPTNDCAMCTMAPRLVEIGRHRDIEILSLSEVQSIQGGPGDFRVTVRKRPRFVNESKCTGCGTCVANCPVHNVVQPLEPPRIELEPAYREPVAGILARHRHRTGPLMPILQEVDAALHYFPEGVLRYLAQETGYPLAHIYRIATFYSAFSVVPRGKYVINVCMGTTCYVRGSQRLMDKLSESLGIKPEETTPDMKFTLKSVRCIGCCGLAPALTVGGEVYGKLTRKDVPDILHKCKEAA; this is encoded by the coding sequence ATGTCCTCTGAGCCATTGCGGAGTCAGCCGGTGGGTGCCGCCCTGGTGGTGGGCGGCGGGATCGGCGGGATGCAGGCGGCCCTCGACCTGGCCGCCGGCGGCATCAAGGTCCATCTGGTGGAGGGCCGGCCCGCCATCGGCGGGGTGATGTCGCAGCTCGACAAGACCTTTCCCACCAACGACTGCGCCATGTGCACCATGGCGCCACGCCTGGTGGAGATCGGCCGCCACCGCGACATCGAGATCCTCTCCCTCAGCGAGGTGCAGAGCATCCAGGGCGGGCCGGGGGACTTCCGCGTCACCGTGCGCAAGCGGCCGCGCTTCGTGAACGAGTCGAAGTGCACCGGCTGCGGTACCTGCGTGGCCAACTGCCCTGTGCACAACGTGGTGCAACCCCTGGAGCCCCCGCGCATCGAGCTGGAGCCGGCCTACCGGGAACCGGTCGCGGGCATCCTGGCGCGCCACCGCCACCGCACCGGGCCGCTCATGCCCATCCTGCAGGAGGTCGATGCGGCGCTGCATTACTTTCCCGAGGGCGTGTTGCGGTACCTGGCCCAGGAGACCGGGTATCCGCTGGCGCACATCTACCGCATCGCCACTTTCTACAGCGCCTTCAGCGTGGTCCCGCGCGGCAAGTACGTGATCAATGTGTGCATGGGGACGACCTGCTACGTGCGCGGCAGCCAGCGCCTGATGGACAAGCTCAGCGAGAGCCTGGGCATCAAGCCGGAAGAGACCACGCCCGACATGAAATTCACGCTCAAGAGCGTGCGCTGCATCGGATGTTGCGGGCTGGCTCCCGCGCTCACCGTGGGCGGGGAGGTCTACGGCAAGCTGACCCGCAAGGACGTGCCCGACATCCTGCACAAGTGCAAGGAGGCGGCCTAG
- a CDS encoding 4Fe-4S dicluster domain-containing protein translates to MNHAATSPIPTDPALLAEVRRYGSFDTSGCYQCGSCTLSCDLVTEFVNFPRRSIRYVLLGLRGPLLASLEPWICHDCGDCSLLCPRQAGPRLSMATLRRFLTAQYDWTRISGKLLASRAWHIAALTFVALLVVALILVYHLTYVGLPFSDFATTPMGLEHMFPIMTYYAVTVLLLPLLLVLSRIYRIWRLTMGGEGRTPMPVSAYVAEAWTYVWHSATHKLMRKCPDRSRWLGHWLLALGTGLMLTVKLLALRWFQTDAVYPIYHPQRWLGYLAAGFIFYGIGDILIGRIRAQKEFYKETSFEDLVFPILLLLTAASGLAVHVFRYLGFGMTCHFLYAAHVIVATPMLLVEMSFGKWSHMIYRPLALYFEAVKERVRRQAPAEEALPHVL, encoded by the coding sequence ATGAACCACGCAGCGACCTCTCCGATTCCCACTGATCCGGCGCTGCTGGCCGAGGTGAGGCGCTATGGCAGCTTCGACACCAGCGGCTGCTACCAGTGCGGAAGCTGCACCCTTTCCTGCGACCTGGTGACAGAGTTCGTGAACTTCCCCCGCCGCAGCATCCGCTACGTCCTGCTGGGCCTGAGAGGGCCGCTGCTGGCCAGCCTGGAGCCGTGGATCTGCCATGACTGCGGCGATTGCTCGCTGCTGTGCCCGCGCCAGGCCGGGCCGCGGCTGTCCATGGCGACCCTGCGGCGCTTCCTGACCGCGCAGTACGACTGGACTCGCATCTCCGGCAAGCTGCTCGCCTCCCGAGCGTGGCATATCGCCGCCCTGACTTTCGTGGCGCTCCTGGTGGTGGCTCTGATCCTGGTCTATCACCTGACCTACGTGGGTCTGCCGTTCTCCGACTTCGCGACCACGCCCATGGGGCTGGAGCACATGTTCCCCATCATGACCTACTACGCGGTCACGGTGCTGCTGCTTCCGCTGCTGCTGGTGCTCTCGCGGATCTACCGCATCTGGCGGCTGACCATGGGCGGGGAGGGACGGACGCCCATGCCCGTGTCCGCCTACGTGGCGGAGGCGTGGACGTACGTGTGGCACTCGGCCACGCACAAGTTGATGCGCAAGTGTCCGGACCGGAGCCGCTGGCTGGGACATTGGCTGCTGGCCCTGGGCACGGGCCTCATGCTCACCGTGAAGCTGCTCGCGCTCAGGTGGTTCCAGACGGACGCGGTCTATCCCATCTACCATCCGCAGCGCTGGCTCGGCTATCTGGCGGCCGGGTTCATCTTCTACGGGATCGGCGACATCCTCATCGGCCGCATCCGGGCGCAGAAGGAGTTCTACAAGGAAACCAGCTTCGAGGACCTGGTCTTTCCCATCCTGCTGCTCCTGACCGCAGCCAGCGGGCTGGCGGTGCACGTCTTCCGCTACCTGGGCTTTGGGATGACCTGCCACTTCCTGTACGCCGCGCACGTGATCGTGGCCACGCCCATGCTCCTGGTCGAGATGTCGTTCGGAAAGTGGTCGCACATGATCTACCGGCCGCTGGCGCTGTACTTCGAAGCCGTGAAGGAGCGCGTCCGGCGGCAGGCGCCGGCGGAGGAGGCACTGCCCCATGTCCTCTGA
- a CDS encoding DinB family protein, which translates to MRYDFLVETYATERIKVVSVWSEFRDADLEFRPHAKDARGRSVHEQMVHQCVSEDVWFRTMLGIDVGAPPLPAQETRLGFLRRYAEDSAKRLAALRTRDEAWFEGDTMFFDGKRSRAWVMTRRIAHTAHHRGQQMAMLRMLGRDLHSNYGPTADTGGLMQNHAPTIYAYPDLDALLEAEAAGGRKAPLPGVGAMPVSERPSGK; encoded by the coding sequence ATGAGGTACGACTTCCTGGTTGAAACCTACGCGACCGAGCGCATCAAGGTGGTGAGCGTGTGGAGCGAGTTCCGCGACGCCGACCTCGAGTTCCGGCCCCATGCCAAGGACGCGCGCGGGCGCAGTGTCCACGAGCAGATGGTGCACCAATGCGTGAGCGAGGACGTGTGGTTCCGCACCATGCTGGGGATCGACGTGGGGGCGCCGCCGCTGCCGGCGCAAGAAACGCGCCTGGGCTTCCTGCGGCGCTACGCGGAGGACAGCGCCAAGCGGCTGGCGGCGCTGCGCACTCGGGACGAAGCCTGGTTCGAAGGCGACACGATGTTCTTTGACGGGAAGCGTTCGCGGGCCTGGGTCATGACCCGGCGCATCGCCCACACCGCCCATCATCGCGGCCAGCAGATGGCCATGCTGCGCATGCTGGGACGCGACCTGCACAGCAACTATGGCCCCACGGCCGACACCGGGGGCCTGATGCAGAATCACGCTCCCACGATCTACGCCTATCCCGACCTGGATGCACTGCTCGAGGCCGAAGCGGCCGGGGGCCGGAAGGCCCCTCTGCCGGGAGTGGGAGCCATGCCGGTCAGCGAGCGTCCCTCCGGGAAGTAA